The Candidatus Edwardsbacteria bacterium genome has a segment encoding these proteins:
- a CDS encoding biotin--[acetyl-CoA-carboxylase] ligase: MKNLDISYIQKNLKTSEFGRKLFYFERLDSTSNHLAELSKGFAGQGTVVIAEQQTAGRGRQGNSWYSPPGPGLYLSLLLKPKLPSIKLSGLTLALGCSAAEAIEEVVKNPIAVKWPNDLYCNSRKVGGILTEMQSHGGLIDNAVVGIGLNVNNQSVPPELKGIASSLLLEAGMTCSREELLIGFLTRLEDDYRTFAKQGLAAFADRLSGRFFLKGKRAWVQDGLSTQMKGVVIGFDSDGGLLLADDRGRTVKCSSGTVMEMEP; encoded by the coding sequence ATGAAAAACCTCGATATAAGCTACATCCAAAAGAACCTAAAGACCAGCGAATTCGGCCGGAAGCTTTTCTATTTCGAACGGCTGGATTCCACCAGCAACCACCTGGCGGAGCTATCAAAGGGTTTCGCCGGGCAGGGCACCGTGGTGATCGCCGAACAGCAGACCGCCGGGCGGGGCCGGCAGGGCAACAGCTGGTACTCGCCGCCGGGGCCGGGGCTGTATCTCTCTCTGCTGCTGAAGCCCAAACTGCCGTCCATCAAGCTTTCCGGCCTGACCCTGGCCCTGGGATGTTCGGCGGCGGAAGCGATAGAAGAGGTCGTCAAAAATCCGATAGCGGTCAAATGGCCCAACGACCTGTATTGCAACAGCCGCAAGGTGGGGGGGATACTGACCGAGATGCAGTCCCACGGCGGACTGATAGATAACGCCGTCGTCGGGATCGGCCTGAACGTCAACAACCAGTCGGTCCCGCCGGAACTGAAGGGTATTGCCTCCTCGCTGCTGCTGGAGGCCGGAATGACCTGCTCCCGCGAGGAGCTGCTGATAGGCTTTTTAACCCGACTGGAGGACGATTACCGGACCTTTGCCAAACAGGGCTTGGCTGCTTTTGCCGACAGGCTGTCCGGAAGGTTCTTCCTCAAGGGCAAACGGGCCTGGGTCCAGGACGGCCTGAGCACCCAGATGAAGGGAGTGGTGATCGGATTCGACAGCGACGGCGGCCTGCTGCTGGCCGATGACCGGGGCCGGACGGTAAAATGCAGTTCCGGGACCGTTATGGAGATGGAGCCATGA
- a CDS encoding V-type ATPase subunit: MPSDYGYINARLKGQHSRLLKPGAYEELLGLPDFNAFAKWLATSPYSKEWQEAQTRFAGLAAAEEALAANFNSSTRLMRKISDGGPNKLIGIILRRWDLENVKAVVRGIHNHWDSDEIFRAVLPAGNLDKVKLKELCRKADLRELADTLATWGEELAGPLTLALPEYQREHQLAGLELALDQFFYRQALKGLAGLDYNKSLVRELLRREIDLLNAKGLRRLMAREGIGLPEAVRNYLPGGKLLTREKYAALLDPKESKKALRSIRGTYLHRLLLADDSRGGREEKLDREEWRQKALAYRGDPLGIDVAVGFLWQKYFEVANLKLIARGKQYGIPAEDIRHQLLTA; this comes from the coding sequence ATGCCCAGCGATTACGGATATATCAACGCCAGGCTTAAAGGGCAGCACAGCAGACTATTGAAACCGGGGGCCTACGAGGAGCTGCTGGGCCTGCCCGATTTTAACGCTTTTGCCAAGTGGCTGGCCACCAGCCCCTATTCCAAGGAGTGGCAGGAGGCCCAAACCCGGTTTGCCGGGCTGGCGGCGGCCGAGGAGGCCCTGGCTGCCAACTTCAATTCCTCGACCCGGCTGATGCGGAAGATCTCCGATGGCGGCCCCAATAAACTGATAGGCATCATCCTCCGGAGATGGGACCTGGAAAATGTCAAGGCTGTTGTCCGGGGCATTCATAACCACTGGGACAGCGATGAAATTTTTCGGGCGGTGCTGCCGGCCGGGAACCTGGATAAGGTGAAATTGAAAGAGCTCTGCCGGAAGGCCGACCTTCGGGAGCTGGCCGACACCCTGGCCACCTGGGGCGAGGAGCTGGCCGGGCCCCTCACCCTGGCCCTGCCGGAATACCAGAGGGAGCATCAACTGGCCGGCCTGGAGCTGGCCCTGGACCAGTTCTTCTACCGCCAGGCTTTGAAGGGCCTGGCCGGCCTGGATTACAACAAAAGCCTGGTCCGTGAACTGCTGCGCCGGGAGATCGACCTGTTGAATGCCAAGGGGCTGCGGCGGCTGATGGCCCGGGAGGGGATCGGTCTGCCGGAGGCGGTCAGGAATTATCTGCCGGGCGGCAAGCTGCTGACCCGGGAAAAATACGCCGCCCTGCTGGATCCCAAGGAATCCAAAAAGGCCCTGCGCTCCATCCGGGGAACTTACCTGCACCGGCTGTTGCTGGCCGACGATAGCCGGGGGGGGCGGGAGGAGAAGCTGGACAGGGAGGAATGGCGCCAAAAGGCCCTGGCCTACCGGGGGGATCCGCTGGGGATCGATGTGGCGGTGGGCTTTTTGTGGCAGAAGTATTTCGAAGTGGCCAATTTGAAACTTATCGCCCGGGGAAAGCAGTACGGGATCCCAGCCGAGGATATCAGACATCAGCTGTTGACGGCCTAG
- a CDS encoding ATPase, with protein sequence MLTLYKALGAALAIGFAAFATALAQSRIGAAASGALAEKPEVGGTLIVLEALPETIIILGFVIALLIIVML encoded by the coding sequence ATGCTTACCCTCTACAAGGCCCTGGGCGCCGCTCTGGCCATCGGGTTTGCCGCTTTCGCCACGGCCTTGGCCCAGAGCCGTATCGGCGCCGCCGCATCCGGCGCTCTGGCCGAGAAGCCCGAAGTGGGCGGAACCCTGATCGTCCTGGAGGCTTTGCCCGAGACCATCATCATCCTCGGTTTCGTTATCGCCCTTTTGATAATCGTGATGTTATAG
- a CDS encoding V-type ATP synthase subunit E — protein MNSELIKVIEREAEAERQRILETSQKSAGEIIQQARAQAAELERRSLADNQALEKTEMAKADSAANLQAMAILLEVKSRIIDGVFQSAYQKIKKTPPERYRQALKSMLREAAEDLPGETVVLTSPGDLKVVQELVKAAKLKAEVRPDPQVSEGIIMSDKSGSHSVLNRFSDRLERARPSLVARISETLWG, from the coding sequence ATGAATTCTGAACTGATAAAAGTCATCGAACGGGAGGCCGAAGCCGAGCGCCAGAGGATCTTGGAGACTTCGCAAAAAAGCGCCGGCGAGATAATCCAACAGGCCCGGGCCCAGGCCGCGGAGCTGGAGCGGAGGTCTTTGGCCGACAACCAGGCCCTGGAAAAGACCGAAATGGCCAAGGCCGACAGCGCCGCCAATCTTCAGGCCATGGCCATCCTGCTGGAGGTTAAAAGCCGGATCATTGACGGGGTGTTCCAATCGGCCTACCAGAAGATCAAAAAAACCCCGCCGGAGAGATACCGCCAGGCCTTGAAGAGTATGCTGCGGGAAGCGGCGGAGGATCTGCCCGGCGAAACGGTGGTGTTGACCAGCCCGGGCGATCTGAAGGTGGTCCAGGAGCTGGTGAAGGCCGCCAAGCTGAAGGCCGAGGTGAGGCCGGACCCCCAGGTGAGCGAGGGGATCATCATGAGCGATAAAAGCGGCAGCCATTCGGTTCTCAACCGGTTCTCCGACCGGCTGGAAAGGGCCCGACCCTCCCTGGTGGCCCGTATCTCTGAAACATTGTGGGGATAG
- a CDS encoding type III pantothenate kinase, with amino-acid sequence MNLCLDIGNSKIRAVVFGTGRPAADGTLHYGPDTSASKLGAFIRKLAGQHTIDRAGLISVSPALTARVRKAFTGLPDIRLKVITCSDLKTMDIRYRNPGKLGIDRLINAYAAYRLYGGPALVVDIGTAITWDAVTAKGEYLGGAIAPGPGIMARALTEHTAALPLVKLKQKPRPAGRDTEECIQSGLYWGTVGMIKELVGRISRDAKPNPRVIFTGGLGSCFAPEFRGCRADELLTLKGIDLLLKEIKNQKTRLL; translated from the coding sequence ATGAACCTGTGCCTGGACATAGGCAACAGCAAGATCCGGGCGGTGGTCTTCGGAACCGGCCGGCCGGCGGCCGATGGGACATTGCATTACGGACCGGATACCAGCGCATCAAAGCTGGGCGCCTTTATCCGCAAACTTGCCGGCCAGCATACCATAGACCGGGCCGGCCTGATCTCGGTATCTCCGGCCCTTACGGCCCGGGTTCGCAAAGCCTTCACCGGACTGCCGGATATCCGGCTTAAGGTGATCACCTGTTCGGACCTTAAAACGATGGATATCCGCTACCGCAATCCAGGGAAGCTGGGGATCGACCGGCTGATCAACGCCTATGCGGCATACCGGCTATACGGAGGGCCGGCCCTGGTGGTGGACATCGGGACCGCCATCACCTGGGACGCGGTCACAGCCAAGGGAGAATATTTGGGCGGGGCCATCGCCCCCGGCCCCGGCATCATGGCCCGGGCCCTGACCGAGCATACTGCGGCCCTGCCGTTGGTCAAGTTGAAACAGAAACCGCGGCCGGCGGGGCGGGATACCGAGGAATGCATTCAGTCAGGCCTTTACTGGGGGACCGTGGGGATGATCAAAGAACTGGTCGGCCGGATATCCCGGGATGCCAAACCCAATCCCCGGGTGATTTTCACCGGCGGGCTGGGTTCCTGTTTTGCTCCGGAGTTCAGGGGATGCCGGGCTGATGAACTGCTGACCCTGAAGGGGATCGACCTGCTTCTGAAGGAAATAAAAAACCAAAAAACTCGGCTGCTTTAG
- a CDS encoding Rne/Rng family ribonuclease, whose product MATDIIINTTTHETRIALLEEGRLVELWLERSAEQRMVGDIYKGRVEKVLPGLQAAFVDIGFGKSGFLAFSDTAFDPGDLEQDDRSQAKPARRIEDALKSGQEVMVQVSKEPIGSKGPRLTSHVSFAGRFCVLVPNEERVGVSRRVEDRAERRRLKEEFLKHLPQGYGLVIRTAAEGEDEKGFGRDLKILLKTWQQVKRDYRKAKISSRVYSEPPMVISFLRELAAMEIGSLVVDDKRTHDQIAEYVKNLDPALRKRLLLYREDIPLFEAYDIEAQIEKALQQKVWLKSGGRIVIEQTEALVTVDVNSGRYTGKRDAEGTITRVNVEAAREIARQLRLRDIGGIIVIDFIDMDREANRRKVLAELKEALKDDRSKPKVYEISPLGLVEMSRKRVRPSLWQAFSHSCPTCQGTGRVLSPETMAARLERWFLQADRNIRNRRLEVSAHPLFIDYLERQGRKLADDVKKRYKVDLRLKRDNLDNVSQFKITDLAGGRDITREFSVDRWVDLD is encoded by the coding sequence ATGGCAACAGATATCATCATCAACACCACCACCCACGAAACCAGGATCGCCCTTTTGGAAGAGGGGCGGCTGGTGGAGTTGTGGCTGGAGCGCAGCGCCGAACAGCGGATGGTGGGGGACATCTACAAGGGCCGGGTGGAGAAGGTCCTGCCGGGCCTGCAGGCGGCCTTCGTGGACATCGGCTTCGGCAAGAGCGGGTTCCTGGCCTTTTCCGACACCGCCTTCGATCCCGGCGACCTGGAGCAGGATGACCGGTCCCAGGCCAAACCCGCCCGGCGGATCGAGGACGCCCTGAAAAGCGGCCAGGAGGTGATGGTCCAGGTTTCCAAGGAGCCCATCGGCAGCAAGGGCCCCCGGCTTACCTCCCATGTCTCCTTTGCCGGGCGTTTCTGCGTTCTGGTCCCCAACGAGGAAAGGGTGGGCGTCTCCCGCCGGGTGGAGGACCGGGCCGAGCGACGCCGGCTCAAGGAGGAATTTTTAAAACACCTGCCCCAGGGCTACGGCCTGGTGATCCGCACCGCCGCCGAGGGCGAAGATGAGAAGGGCTTCGGTCGGGACCTGAAGATCCTGCTGAAGACCTGGCAGCAGGTCAAGCGGGATTACCGCAAGGCCAAGATATCATCCCGGGTTTATTCCGAGCCGCCCATGGTGATCAGCTTCCTGCGGGAGCTGGCGGCCATGGAGATCGGCAGCCTGGTGGTGGACGACAAGCGGACCCACGACCAGATAGCCGAATACGTCAAAAACCTGGACCCGGCCCTGAGGAAGCGCCTGCTGTTGTACCGGGAGGACATCCCGCTGTTCGAGGCCTATGATATCGAGGCCCAGATCGAAAAAGCCCTGCAGCAGAAAGTGTGGCTGAAAAGCGGCGGACGGATCGTGATCGAGCAGACCGAGGCCCTGGTGACGGTGGACGTCAATTCCGGGCGGTACACCGGCAAGCGGGACGCCGAGGGCACCATCACCCGGGTCAACGTCGAAGCGGCCCGGGAGATAGCCCGTCAGCTGAGGCTGCGGGACATCGGGGGCATCATCGTGATAGATTTCATCGACATGGACCGGGAGGCCAACCGCCGCAAGGTGCTGGCCGAACTGAAGGAGGCCCTCAAGGATGACCGCTCCAAGCCCAAGGTCTACGAGATCTCACCGCTGGGCTTGGTGGAGATGAGCCGAAAACGGGTCCGGCCCAGCCTGTGGCAGGCCTTCTCGCACAGCTGTCCCACCTGCCAGGGCACCGGGCGGGTGCTGTCGCCCGAGACCATGGCCGCCAGGCTGGAGCGCTGGTTCCTGCAGGCCGACCGGAACATCAGGAACCGCCGGCTGGAGGTGTCGGCCCATCCCCTGTTCATAGATTATCTGGAGCGACAGGGGCGGAAGCTGGCCGACGATGTTAAAAAGCGGTATAAGGTCGACCTCCGGCTGAAGCGGGACAACCTGGACAATGTCTCCCAATTCAAGATAACCGATTTGGCCGGCGGCCGGGACATCACCCGGGAATTTTCTGTTGACAGATGGGTGGATTTAGATTAA
- a CDS encoding tetratricopeptide repeat protein, which translates to MAFVREILDQHCLNQFLKLALKSFNEGNYHQTIESLEMIRQHDQTVGHKCSDVVTFYLIEARVAMAKLYWKQGNAIAAIEEYQEAIKLAPKYADLHLSLGRIYAGRHEYPLAENSFKKALEINPNYIEAILSQAYLAAEQGRHEKAVELFIGLSAKTHFYKQELFDKALAEVNQGNLAKAVKDFNLAFKTSPDRAETLCALGQDALRDNSCQEAVKYFLQAKKLKPGYADIYNLLGVCYTHTGEWSKAARLLKQAVKLAPHFTRAWLNLCIVSEKLERNAQAVTACKKAAKLEPKNILAAETLERLCQKTTAKKPGRIKK; encoded by the coding sequence ATGGCTTTTGTCAGGGAGATTTTAGATCAGCATTGCCTGAACCAGTTCCTCAAACTGGCTCTGAAATCATTCAACGAAGGCAATTATCATCAGACCATCGAATCGCTGGAGATGATCCGGCAGCACGACCAGACGGTGGGCCATAAATGCAGCGACGTGGTCACCTTCTATCTCATCGAGGCCAGGGTGGCCATGGCCAAGCTCTACTGGAAGCAGGGCAATGCCATTGCGGCCATCGAGGAATATCAGGAGGCCATAAAGCTGGCCCCCAAATACGCCGATCTTCACCTGTCCCTGGGCCGCATCTATGCCGGACGGCATGAATACCCGCTGGCCGAAAATTCCTTTAAAAAAGCCCTGGAGATCAATCCCAATTATATCGAGGCCATCCTTTCCCAGGCTTATCTGGCCGCAGAGCAGGGCCGACACGAAAAAGCCGTGGAGCTTTTCATCGGGTTATCAGCCAAGACCCACTTTTACAAGCAGGAGCTGTTCGACAAAGCCCTGGCCGAGGTCAACCAGGGAAACCTGGCCAAGGCAGTCAAGGATTTCAACCTGGCCTTCAAAACATCGCCCGACCGGGCCGAGACCCTGTGCGCGCTGGGCCAGGATGCATTGCGGGACAATAGCTGCCAGGAGGCGGTCAAGTATTTCCTGCAGGCCAAAAAATTAAAACCGGGCTATGCCGATATCTACAACCTGCTGGGGGTGTGTTACACCCATACCGGGGAATGGAGCAAAGCCGCCAGGTTGCTAAAACAGGCGGTAAAGCTGGCCCCGCATTTCACCCGGGCCTGGCTGAACCTGTGCATAGTCAGCGAGAAGCTGGAAAGGAATGCCCAGGCAGTGACTGCCTGCAAAAAGGCCGCCAAGCTGGAGCCGAAGAACATTCTGGCGGCCGAAACCCTGGAAAGGCTCTGTCAAAAAACCACCGCCAAAAAACCAGGAAGAATTAAAAAATGA
- a CDS encoding type IV pilus twitching motility protein PilT, which translates to MAKIDVFFKAMNDHRATEFYLASESEPQFKTASGIQAVSKQKFSNQEVMGLLSEIMSPVEREKLMDQPTVEFTYKSPGLGEYRGTVSMQGHSIKAVFLPAGAAAPHQEAPAAAQAAGAPASTPATPAGGTYKPAEIDKFLHLLVERKGSDLHLSAGEKPCVRIDGEIRKLQEYPALSPADTRRILLEIAGARYRQQYEEHNDTDFAYEIPGLARFRVNYFSDRRGMGGVLRVIPTKTVTVDDLNLSHAIQNLCYLSKGLVLVTGPTGSGKSTTLCALVDLINRTRSDHIITLEDPIEFVHENKKCLVNQREIGSHTDSFKNALRAALREDPDIVLVGEMRDLETISIAIETAETGHLVFGTLHTSTAASTVDRVIEQFPPDRQEQIRVMLSESLKGVVAQTLCKKIGGGRVAAMEVLLGIPAVSNLIREGKTYQLPSIIQTNRKMGMVMLNESLMDFVKKKQVEPKDAYIKSMDKLDLLNQLKRDGFDTSFIDEVK; encoded by the coding sequence ATGGCAAAGATAGACGTATTTTTCAAGGCGATGAACGATCACCGGGCCACCGAATTTTACCTGGCCAGCGAATCGGAGCCGCAGTTCAAAACAGCATCCGGCATCCAGGCCGTCTCCAAGCAGAAGTTTTCAAACCAGGAGGTGATGGGATTGCTGTCGGAGATCATGTCCCCGGTCGAGCGGGAAAAGCTGATGGACCAGCCGACGGTGGAATTCACCTACAAGAGCCCGGGGCTGGGCGAATACCGGGGAACGGTAAGCATGCAGGGCCACAGCATAAAGGCGGTGTTCCTGCCGGCCGGTGCCGCCGCCCCGCACCAAGAAGCCCCGGCAGCCGCCCAGGCCGCCGGCGCGCCGGCATCTACTCCGGCGACCCCGGCCGGCGGAACGTACAAACCGGCCGAGATAGACAAATTCCTGCATCTGCTGGTGGAACGCAAGGGCTCGGACCTGCACCTGTCGGCCGGCGAGAAACCCTGCGTCCGCATTGACGGAGAGATCAGAAAACTGCAGGAATACCCGGCATTGTCCCCAGCCGACACCCGGCGGATCCTGTTGGAAATAGCCGGGGCCAGATATCGCCAGCAGTATGAGGAGCACAACGACACCGATTTCGCCTACGAGATCCCAGGGCTGGCCAGGTTCCGGGTGAATTATTTCTCCGACCGCCGGGGGATGGGAGGGGTGCTGCGGGTGATCCCGACCAAGACCGTGACAGTGGATGATCTGAATCTCTCCCATGCCATCCAGAATCTGTGCTACCTCTCCAAGGGTTTGGTGCTGGTGACCGGGCCCACCGGGTCCGGCAAGTCCACCACCCTATGCGCCCTGGTGGACCTGATCAACCGCACCCGGAGCGACCATATAATCACCCTGGAGGACCCCATCGAGTTCGTCCATGAGAACAAGAAGTGCCTGGTCAACCAGCGGGAGATCGGCAGCCACACCGACTCCTTCAAGAACGCCCTGCGGGCGGCCCTGCGGGAGGACCCGGACATCGTGTTGGTGGGCGAGATGCGCGATCTGGAGACCATCTCCATAGCCATCGAGACCGCCGAGACCGGGCATCTGGTGTTCGGCACCCTGCACACCTCCACCGCCGCCAGCACCGTGGACCGGGTGATAGAACAATTCCCGCCCGATCGCCAGGAGCAGATCCGGGTTATGCTGTCCGAATCCCTGAAGGGGGTGGTAGCCCAGACCCTGTGCAAGAAGATCGGGGGTGGCCGGGTGGCCGCCATGGAGGTGCTGCTAGGGATCCCGGCGGTATCCAACCTGATCCGGGAGGGCAAGACCTACCAGCTGCCGTCCATCATCCAGACCAACCGCAAGATGGGGATGGTGATGTTGAACGAGTCCCTTATGGATTTCGTCAAGAAGAAGCAGGTGGAGCCCAAGGACGCCTACATAAAATCCATGGACAAACTGGATCTTTTGAATCAGCTGAAACGCGACGGGTTTGATACTTCGTTCATTGACGAAGTGAAGTAG
- a CDS encoding V-type ATPase subunit subunit G family protein, producing MSSEKHNDQQDQAQQIISSLAQREQELQQKTEEAKAEADRIIEKAKAEASAILNNARSRMDENNLSGKKETAQKALQLIEQKKKQAAAQAGRLEQQAAAKQDQAVELIIKQVFPENG from the coding sequence GTGTCATCGGAAAAGCATAACGACCAACAGGATCAGGCACAACAGATAATCAGCAGCCTGGCACAGAGGGAGCAGGAACTTCAGCAGAAGACCGAAGAAGCCAAAGCCGAGGCCGATCGAATAATCGAAAAAGCCAAAGCCGAGGCTTCCGCCATTTTAAACAACGCCCGCTCCCGCATGGATGAAAATAACCTGAGCGGCAAAAAAGAGACGGCCCAAAAAGCGCTGCAGCTCATAGAACAGAAAAAGAAACAGGCCGCCGCCCAGGCCGGCCGGCTGGAGCAGCAGGCTGCGGCCAAACAGGACCAGGCCGTGGAGCTGATCATCAAACAGGTTTTCCCGGAGAACGGATAG
- a CDS encoding DnaJ domain-containing protein, which produces MTQLKDYYSILGVDRLVSETEIKQAYRKLAMQYHPDKNPAESKEGLANSAFQDINEAYHTLIDKARRAQYNKMLAEKAAGVQAHSVQDNQADMAYRHGVEAYKANEFKRAVEYFRAAAKLNPKKAIYYDRLGIAVIKAGGPLEEAKMYCDKAIQMEIYNAEHYLSLGIIYQLAGMAEKAKEQYKEALKWDPNNSQARQRYAIVEKETKKGIFGNLFKK; this is translated from the coding sequence ATGACCCAACTGAAGGATTATTATTCCATATTGGGGGTGGACCGGCTGGTCAGCGAGACCGAGATAAAACAAGCCTACCGGAAGCTGGCCATGCAATATCATCCCGACAAGAATCCCGCAGAATCAAAGGAGGGGCTGGCCAATTCCGCCTTCCAGGACATCAACGAGGCCTACCATACATTGATAGACAAGGCCCGGCGGGCCCAGTACAATAAAATGCTGGCCGAAAAGGCCGCCGGGGTCCAGGCCCACTCGGTCCAGGACAACCAAGCGGACATGGCCTACCGCCACGGGGTGGAGGCCTACAAGGCCAACGAATTCAAACGGGCGGTGGAGTATTTCCGGGCGGCCGCCAAGCTCAACCCCAAGAAGGCCATCTATTACGACCGGCTGGGGATAGCCGTGATCAAGGCCGGCGGACCGCTGGAGGAAGCCAAGATGTACTGCGACAAGGCAATTCAGATGGAGATATACAACGCCGAGCATTACCTGAGCCTGGGCATAATCTACCAGCTGGCCGGAATGGCCGAGAAGGCCAAGGAGCAGTACAAGGAGGCCCTCAAGTGGGACCCCAATAACAGCCAGGCCAGACAGCGATACGCCATTGTGGAGAAGGAGACCAAAAAGGGGATCTTCGGCAACTTGTTCAAAAAATAG
- a CDS encoding V-type ATPase 116kDa subunit family protein — protein sequence MIVAMSRVLIVGPKIISSEVIRSLHKMGRLHIAQAKPQGLIRHGELDAEEAQLKHTMERLQQELDGLLTLMGFHGRPVKTALPSDWEKLLADLIVQRAEINQLVKQKLDLGDELALVENYRAAFEALSPLMSKLESSRRIKAFGFIARVSEISAVEALHKELKKLTEGRIEFYSRQLDDSKMAVLVAFHVNDAEKVRGLFAKAGVNELKLPSAMASLGMAEAVSQLKEKSRQLPGLIAQTNNKIKDISGQEGPLFESYRRMVRDELGRLQAKEELPEGRLAFYLQGYLPAEDLPTLKELLHDNFADKVSIKELAIGPHDGGKTPVILKNNPLVKPFEMLLSIFTPPQYGSIDPTPFIAIFFPIYFGFIIGDVGYGAIMGLLSLFFFFKFKEKEIFRSLSTIFILCSFWTIVFGVIFGELFGEVGEHLHIIQPITENFNRMKKGSVFLLLGISLAFGVIQVFTGFIIALVNGIRQKDRHHILEPIAFMTGLLSIFGIIACFIGILPKVLLLPGIILFAASTGMMAYLVGVAGPIEIFGAVGNILSYARLFAIGLSAVYLAFAANKLGSLIGVSGKLWAVILGSVLAALVFHPLFFAIGLISPIVQPARLQFVEFFTKFKYFDNPGKPYKPFKTIGGD from the coding sequence ATGATCGTCGCCATGAGCCGGGTGCTGATAGTGGGCCCGAAGATAATAAGCTCAGAAGTGATAAGGTCGTTGCACAAAATGGGCCGACTGCATATTGCCCAGGCCAAGCCCCAGGGCCTGATCCGCCATGGCGAGCTTGACGCCGAGGAGGCCCAATTGAAGCATACCATGGAACGGCTGCAGCAGGAACTGGACGGTCTGCTGACATTGATGGGATTCCACGGGCGCCCGGTCAAAACCGCCCTGCCGTCCGATTGGGAAAAGCTGCTGGCCGACCTGATTGTGCAGCGGGCCGAGATCAACCAGCTGGTAAAACAGAAGCTGGATCTGGGCGACGAACTGGCGCTGGTCGAAAATTACCGGGCGGCCTTTGAGGCCCTGTCCCCGCTGATGTCAAAACTGGAATCCAGCCGGAGGATAAAGGCCTTCGGCTTTATAGCCAGGGTATCGGAGATCTCTGCGGTAGAGGCCCTGCACAAGGAGCTGAAAAAGCTGACCGAGGGACGGATCGAATTCTACAGCCGCCAATTGGACGACAGCAAAATGGCGGTGCTGGTGGCTTTCCATGTGAACGATGCCGAAAAAGTGCGGGGCTTGTTCGCCAAGGCCGGGGTCAACGAACTGAAACTTCCCTCGGCGATGGCCTCGCTGGGCATGGCCGAGGCGGTCAGTCAGCTGAAGGAGAAAAGCCGCCAACTGCCGGGGCTGATCGCACAAACCAATAACAAGATAAAAGACATCTCGGGCCAGGAGGGGCCGTTATTCGAGTCCTATCGCCGGATGGTCCGGGACGAACTGGGCCGGCTGCAGGCCAAGGAGGAGCTGCCTGAGGGCCGTCTGGCTTTTTACCTTCAGGGATATCTGCCGGCCGAGGATCTGCCCACTTTGAAAGAACTGCTTCATGATAATTTCGCCGATAAGGTAAGCATAAAGGAACTGGCCATCGGGCCACATGACGGCGGCAAAACCCCGGTGATCCTGAAGAACAACCCGCTGGTAAAACCGTTCGAGATGTTGCTTTCCATATTTACCCCGCCTCAGTACGGCTCGATAGACCCCACCCCGTTCATCGCCATTTTCTTTCCCATCTATTTCGGCTTCATCATCGGCGACGTGGGATACGGGGCCATAATGGGCCTGCTCAGCCTGTTCTTCTTCTTCAAATTTAAGGAAAAAGAAATCTTCCGGTCCCTGTCCACCATCTTTATCCTCTGTTCATTTTGGACCATCGTTTTTGGAGTGATCTTCGGCGAACTGTTCGGCGAGGTGGGGGAGCATCTGCATATCATCCAGCCGATCACGGAAAATTTCAACCGCATGAAAAAAGGATCCGTTTTCCTTCTGCTGGGGATATCCCTGGCTTTCGGCGTGATACAGGTATTCACCGGTTTTATTATCGCCCTGGTAAACGGTATCCGCCAAAAGGACCGGCATCATATTCTGGAGCCGATAGCCTTCATGACCGGGCTTTTGAGCATCTTCGGCATCATAGCCTGTTTCATTGGTATCTTGCCCAAAGTCCTGCTGCTGCCGGGCATCATCCTATTTGCCGCCAGCACCGGGATGATGGCCTATCTGGTGGGGGTGGCCGGTCCCATTGAGATCTTCGGGGCGGTGGGCAACATCCTTTCCTATGCCCGTCTTTTTGCCATCGGTCTTTCCGCCGTCTACCTGGCGTTTGCCGCCAATAAACTGGGAAGCCTGATAGGGGTCTCGGGAAAATTGTGGGCGGTGATACTGGGCTCGGTCCTGGCGGCGCTGGTGTTTCATCCTTTGTTCTTCGCCATCGGGCTGATCAGCCCGATCGTCCAGCCGGCCCGTCTTCAATTCGTGGAATTCTTCACCAAATTCAAATATTTCGATAATCCCGGAAAACCATACAAACCATTTAAAACAATAGGAGGTGACTAA